One window of the Populus nigra chromosome 4, ddPopNigr1.1, whole genome shotgun sequence genome contains the following:
- the LOC133690673 gene encoding transcription factor MYB101: MMSNRNCNNIDRVVVMESGQATAPKRVNQGLKKGPWTVAEDAILIEYVKKHGEGNWNSVQKNCGLMRCGKSCRLRWANHLRPNLKKGSFTPDEEKIIIELHAKHGNKWARMASQLPGRTDNEIKNYWNTRMKRLQRAGLPIYPQDLQAKTAAFSFHHQEDRRTQPNSTSLSSSPYDLCFPPLDPINSFATPLNPLQNHLSPLAFYSNPSHQLKLFANTNSNDGCLPLSLPPVSSYQQSPLSTNLFSQNPTRQAVPINTPPSVLFYNDADMESNVSFTSLIMGGQVQPIGFIPSGQTPPGPTTSWGGGACFEEASNKSNNNGYSNSETSQQGMAGNMNNSGLLDALLQEAKTISSKGKSNSDDLLPASNEGKRAMDSTVKEEGVGEEATNRVELLPRNGSEYSCGEKLWDDLSSSQSSNIWTKPSEEAADQELNSMDDDFFSQLNNFPSSEPLPEWNRQSRNERNSNRMSYSGLNIVDDNRDPDVKEDASLTRASNTEAVPNRGRALVSCHWNNMPGIC, encoded by the exons ATGATGAGCAATAGGAACTGCAACAATATTGATAGAGTAGTAGTGATGGAGAGTGGACAGGCTACAGCTCCAAAAAGGGTCAATCAAGGCTTGAAAAAAGGGCCATGGACGGTAGCGGAAGATGCCATCTTGATAGAGTACGTGAAGAAACATGGAGAAGGAAATTGGAATTCTGTGCAGAAGAATTGCGGATTGATGAGGTGCGGCAAGAGTTGCAGGCTCAGATGGGCAAATCATTTGAGGCCTAATCTAAAAAAAGGTTCTTTTACACCCGATGAAGAGAAAATCATCATCGAACTTCATGCCAAACATGGTAATAAATGGGCTCGAATGGCCTCTCAG TTACCCGGTAGAACTGATAATGAAATCAAGAACTATTGGAATACCAGAATGAAAAGACTTCAAAGAGCTGGTCTGCCTATATACCCCCAAGATTTGCAAGCGAAAACAGCTGCGTTTAGTTTTCACCACCAAGAAGACCGACGAACACAACCCAACTCTACCTcactctcctcatctccttacGATCTCTGTTTTCCACCCCTTGATCCCATCAATAGTTTCGCAACTCCCTTGAACCCTTTGCAGAATCATCTTAGTCCACTTGCATTCTACTCCAATCCGAGCCATCAGTTAAAACTGTTTGCTAATACCAACAGTAACGATGGTTGTTTACCTCTGTCTTTGCCTCCTGTTTCGTCGTATCAGCAATCACCTCTTTCTACAAATCTATTCAGTCAAAACCCCACTAGGCAAGCAGTCCCGATAAATACACCACCATCAGTACTGTTCTACAATGATGCAGATATGGAAAGCAATGTGAGTTTTACTTCACTTATAATGGGGGGTCAAGTTCAGCCAATTGGCTTTATTCCTTCAGGCCAAACACCACCAGGGCCGACAACTTCTTGGGGTGGTGGTGCTTGTTTCGAGGAGGCATCCAACAAAAGCAACAACAATGGCTACAGTAACAGTGAAACTAGCCAACAAGGAATGGCAGGCAATATGAACAATAGCGGTTTGTTGGATGCTTTACTGCAGGAGGCCAAGACCATATCTTCCAAAGGGAAATCAAATAGTGATGACTTGCTGCCGGCATCTAACGAAGGGAAACGTGCGATGGATAGTACTGTAAAGGAGGAAGGTGTAGGGGAGGAAGCTACCAATCGTGTTGAATTGTTGCCGAGAAACGGTAGCGAATATTCTTGTGGTGAAAAACTGTGGGATGATTTGAGCTCGTCTCAATCCTCAAATATat GGACAAAACCAAGCGAGGAAGCAGCTGACCAGGAGTTGAATTCCATGGATGATGACTTCTTCAGCCAGCTTAATAACTTCCCATCGTCGGAGCCACTCCCAGAGTGGAATCGTCAAAGCAGAAATGAACGCAATTCCAATAGAATGTCATACAGTGGGCTTAATATTGTTGATGACAACAGAGACCCCGACGTTAAGGAAGATGCTTCACTCACTCGTGCTTCCAACACAGAAGCAGTTCCAAACCGTGGAAGGGCCCTGGTTTCCTGCCATTGGAACAACATGCCTGGCATCTGTTAA
- the LOC133690789 gene encoding membrane metalloprotease ARASP, chloroplastic-like, protein MLISLSSSLSPSPSSSLPRFSNSKSPILESSSLKRKTTHFFKPLSSSLCYSSNLNSHSKTPLFTRCPLGKRLDFRSWAVSGFDLGNFESVLEAVGVLTAIIVVHESGHFLAAYLQGIHVSKFAVGFGPILAKFNARNVEYSIRAFPLGGFVGFPDNDPESDIPVDDENLLKNRPILDRTIVISAGVIANIIFAYAIILAQVLSVGLPVQEAFPGVLVPEVRAFSAASRDGLLPGDVILAVNGTNLPKTGPNAVSEVVYVIKSSPNKNVLLKVERGEQNFEIGVTPDESFDGTGKIGVQLSNNVKITKVIAKNIFEAFNFAGEEFWGLSSNVVDSLKQTFSNFSQSASKVSGPVAIIAVGAEVARSNIDGLYQFAAVLNINLAVINLLPLPALDGGSLAFILIEAARGGRKLPLEIEQRIMSSGIVLVITLGFFLIVRDTLNLDFIKDML, encoded by the coding sequence ATGCTAATAAGCTTATCTTCCTCTCTATCCCCTTCCCCTTCGTCTTCTCTCCCAAGATTCTCTAACTCAAAGTCACCCATTTTAGAGTCATCCTCATTAAAGCGCAAAACCACCCATTTTTTTAAACCTCTTTCCTCTTCGCTTTGCTATTCATCAAACCTCAATTCTCACTCCAAGACTCCCCTTTTCACCAGATGCCCTCTTGGGAAAAGGTTGGACTTTAGGTCATGGGCTGTCTCTGGATTTGACTTAGGGAACTTTGAATCTGTTTTAGAGGCAGTTGGAGTGTTGACAGCCATTATTGTTGTTCATGAAAGTGGTCATTTCCTTGCTGCTTATCTACAGGGTATTCATGTAAGTAAATTTGCTGTTGGGTTTGGTCCAATTTTAGCTAAATTTAATGCAAGGAACGTTGAATATTCTATTAGAGCTTTTCCTTTGGGTGGGTTTGTGGGGTTTCCTGATAATGATCCGGAGAGCGATATACCAGTAGATGATGAGAATTTGCTTAAGAATAGACCGATATTGGATAGAACGATAGTGATATCAGCTGGTGTTATTGCCAATATCATCTTTGCTTATGCTATAATCCTTGCTCAAGTATTATCAGTTGGTTTGCCTGTGCAAGAGGCCTTTCCTGGGGTGCTTGTTCCTGAAGTTCGAGCCTTTTCTGCTGCTTCCCGTGATGGGTTGCTTCCCGGCGATGTAATTCTTGCTGTTAATGGAACGAATTTGCCTAAAACTGGGCCCAATGCAGTATCCGAGGTTGTTTATGTCATTAAGAGTAGTCCTAACAAGAATGTGTTGCTTAAGGTTGAGAGGGGGGAACAGAATTTTGAAATTGGCGTCACCCCGGATGAGAGTTTTGATGGAACAGGTAAAATTGGAgttcaattatcaaacaatgtAAAGATTACCAAGGTTATAGCTAAGAACATCTTCGAGGCATTTAATTTTGCTGGAGAAGAATTTTGGGGTCTTTCATCCAATGTGGTGGATAGCTTGAAACAAACTTTTTCAAACTTCTCTCAATCAGCAAGCAAGGTATCAGGTCCAGTCGCTATAATTGCTGTTGGTGCAGAAGTTGCAAGGTCAAATATTGATGGACTTTACCAATTTGCAGCTGTGCTCAATATTAATCTTGCAGTGATAAACCTCCTTCCATTACCTGCTTTGGATGGGGGCTCCCTGGCCTTCATTCTCATAGAAGCAGCTAGGGGTGGGAGAAAACTCCCTTTAGAAATAGAGCAGCGGATTATGTCATCCGGGATCGTGCTTGTTATTACCCTCggattttttcttattgttcgGGATACCCTAAACCTTGATTTCATCAAAGATATGTTGTGA